The following nucleotide sequence is from Sandaracinaceae bacterium.
CGCGCGACGTCGATCCCTTCGATCCGGCGGCTCTCGCTCACGCGCGCGGCTTACCACGCGGGGGTGAGGTCAGCCCTCTTCCGGGGAGCGCGCCTCGGGGGGACGCAGCCGGAACTCGCGGCGCACCTGCACCGAGCCGTGGCGTGGCGCCGGGAAGCGCCACCGCGTGACGCGCTCCATCACGCAGCGGGTCAGGGCCTCGTCCGCGCTCGCGCCGCGCGTGACCTCCGCGCGATCGACGTGGCCGTCCGCGTCCACGCGGAGCAGCACCTCGAGATCCACGCTGAGGCCGGGCACCGCCTCGAGGCGCGCCTCGTAGCAGGCCTGGATCTGGATCTGGTACTGCCGCACCACACGCTCGATGGCCGCGGGCGGCAAGCTCGGGACATCGGGGTCGCCGGCCTCGGGCCCCGCGCCGGCCCACGGGCGCCCGGTGGGACGTCCGGGGTAGAGGCAGAAGCCGCGCGCCAGGGCCGCGGCCAGCCAGTCCGGCCGCTCCGTCTCCCCGCGCGGGAGCGTCGCGTCGACCCACCCCTCCACGCGCCCTCCGGGCCAGGACACGCGCGCGCGCGCCCAGTCGCCGTCGGCCTCGAGCAGCTCGAGCGGCGCCCCCGTCGGGACGACCAGCCCGGCCGTCCCATCGATCGACTCCTGGTCGGCGAACAGACAGACGGCGTCCCCCTCGGGCGCGCGCGGCACGCGGCGCTCGGCCTCCCCGGCGTCCGGCCACGCGCACGCGTCGAAGGCGAGCGCGCTCCGCGGCACCACGACGGAGTGCTCCGTGTCGAGCGCGACCGAGACGCGCGCCGCCGCCGTCGAAGACGCGAGCACGAAGACCGGCGCCCCGGCGTCGAGCGTGACCCGCAGGTCCCCCTCCGAGAAGCGCGCCGCGCGGGTCAGGCACGCCATCGGCCAGGCGTCCCGACGCGCGACGCGGCGGTGGGGCGCGTCGTCGATCGCGATGACGAAGGCGTCCGCGTCCGTGCCGATCAGCTGCGCGCTTCGCAGGTAGGTCTCCCCCGCGCCGAGCGCGTCGGTGGGGAAGAGATAGGTGCCCGGGCTGAGGTCCGCGAGGTTCGGGAGATCCGGCAGCGGGCCCTCGTCCTCCTCCTCGTCCCCGGCCGTGCCGCCCACGTCGACCACGGGATCCGGCTCCTGCGCGCGCGTGGGATCGCAGCCGAAGAGGGTCAGGACCGAGAGCAGCGCCAGCGAGCGTCGGGTGCGGGTCTTCATGCGCGATCATCTCCCTCGAGCAGCGACTTCAGCCGCGCGTAGTCTCCATCGACCGAGCTCTTCACCATGCGCTTCATGAGGGGCTTCGCCAGCGCGAAGACGCCGGTGGGATCGCCCTGCACGCGCGCACGGACCCGCGTGCCCTCCGGGACCGGCTCCACGCTGCGGCGCACCTGGATCGGGAACGTGCCCGACGTGCTGGTGATCTCGATCATGCGCCCCGCCTCGAACGCGGTGACCTCGAAGAGGGTCTCGATCTTCTTGCCGAGGAAGCGAGCCTCCTGCGCGTAGGTCGCGCCCAGCTCGAACGGGCCCTCCGAGGTGATGCGGCAGCTCTTCATGCCCTTCTGCCACCTCGGGTTGTTCTCGGGGTCGGCGATGAACGCGAAGACCTCCGCCGGAGGCCGCCGCACGATCACGCTCGACGTGATGTCGATGCCTCTGCTCGGAGAGCTCATGGTCTCTCAGTAGATCAGCCACTCGCGGCGGCGCTCGCGGAACGCCCGCGCGCCGGCCCGCTCGGCCTCGAGCACCTCGGAGAGATCCGCCCTGCCCTCGACCGCGGCGCGATACTCGGGACCGCCGGTCAGCAGATCGACCGCGGGCACGTCACCGATGAACTCGTAGGGATCGGGCCGCCACGCGAAGTCGTCTCCGAGCAGCTTCGCCGCCTCCGCGATCAGGCGCAGGTAGGCGGCGTAGGGCTGGAAGATCTCGGGGTCGGTGACGTGCACCTGCACCCCGCCGCAGATCTGGCCCGCGTGCTTCTGGAACGTCGGCTGAAACGTGGTCGGCCGCAGCGCGGCGCCGTCGATCGGGGCGCGCTCCGCCAGCGCGCCGCCATCGAGCCCGGGCGCGCCCCAGATCTCGAACGGGCGGGTCAGGCCGCGCCCCTCGCTCAGCGCCGTCCCCTCGATCACGCAGCCGCCCGGGTAGACGCGCGCCGTGTCGAGGGTGGGCATGTTCGGCGACGGGAGCACCCACGGCAGCCCCGTCTGCTCGAAGGTCATGCCGCGATCCCAGCCGCGCATCTCGACCACGTGCAGCAGCGCGGGGTCGATCCCCTCGAGCGCGCACACCATCTTGGCGATCTCGCCGACGGTCATCCCGTGCCGCACCGACACGTCGTAGAGCCCCACGAACGAGCGGAAGCCCTCGCGCTGCGGCGCGCCCTCCACGTGCACGCCGCCGAGCGGGTTCGGCCGGTCGAGCACGAGCGTGCGCACGCCCTGCTTGGCCGCCGCCTTCAGCATCAGCGCGCAGCTCCACACGTACGTGTAGTAGCGGCTGCCGACGTCCTGCAGATCCACCACCACGACGTCGAGCCCCTCGAGGTGCTCGGGCTGGGGCGAGAGCGTCTCTTCCGTCGCGCCGTAGAGCGAGTGGATCGGCACCCCGTCGATGGACGCGTCGCCCACGCCGATCATGTCCTGCGCCTCGCCGCCGAAGCCGTGCTCGGGGCCGAAGAGCGCGCGCAGGTCGGCGCCGGCCGCGAGGAGCACGTCGCGCGCGTGGCTCAGATCCTCGTCGACGCTGGCCGGGTGCGCGAGCAGGCCGACCTTGCCGCGGATGTGGAAGAGCGCGTCCGGATCCGAGTCCGCGATCTTCTGGAGCCCCGTCAGGATGGTTCTCATGCTCTCGCCGGCGCCGATCCCGCCTCGCCGGCGAGCTGATAGAGGACGGCCATGCGCACCGCGAGCCCCGCCTCGACCTGGTCGAGCACGAGGCTGCGCGCGCCGTCGGCCACGCTCGGCTCGATCTCGACGCCGCGGTTCATCGGGCCCGGGTGCATGATCAGCGCGTCGTCCGGCGCCGCCGCGAGGCTGCGCGGAGAGATGCCGAACGTGCGGCTGTACTCGCGCAGGCTCGGCAAGAGCGCGCCCGCGAGCCGCTCCTGCTGGATGCGCAACACCATCACCACGTTCGCGCCCTCGAGCGCGGGCTCGAGCCGGTCGAAGACCTCCACGCCCAGGCTCTCGCCCATGGGCGGCAGGAGCGTGCGCGGGCCGACGATGCGCACCTTGGAGCCGAAGAGCGAGAAGAGCAGCGCGTTGCTCCGCGCGACGCGGGAGTGCGCCACGTCGCCGCAGATCGTCACCGTGAGCCCCGCGAGCGTGCCGAGCTTGCGTCGGATGGTGAAGGCGTCGAGCAGCGCCTGCGTCGGGTGCTCGTGCTGCCCGTCGCCCGCGTTGACCACCGAGCAGCCGACGCGCTCGGACACGAAGTGCGGCGCGCCGCTCGCCCCGTGCCGCATGATGACCACGTCCGGGTGCATCGCCTCGAGGGTGCGGACCGTGTCGAGCAGGGTCTCGCCCTTCTTCACGCTCGAGGTGGAGGTCGAGATGTTCACCACGTCGGCGCTGAGCCGCTTGCCGGCGAGCTCGAAGCTGGTGCGCGTCCGCGTGGAGGCCTCGTAGAAGAGGTTGATGACCGTCTTGCCGCGCAGCGTGGGCACTTTGCGGACGGGTCGGCGCGAGACCTCGAAGAACACCTCGGCCGTGTCGAGGATCTGGATGACGTCCTGCGGCTCGAGCCCCTCGATGCCGAGGAGGTGCTTGTGACGGAAAGGCCGGGTCATCGCGCCCCCTCCCGACTCGCGCCGCTCACCTTGGCCGCGGTGGGCGTGCCGGCGTCGTCGAGGATCACCTCGAGCTTCGCGTCCTCGTCGATCTCCACCGGTCGGCCCACGAAGTCGGCCGCGATCGGCAGCTCGCGCCCGCCCCGGTCGAAGAGCACCGCGAGCCACACCCGGCGCGGCCGGCCGTAGTCGAGCAGGCAGTCGATCGCCGCGCGCACCGTGCGCCCCGTCTGGAGCACGTCGTCGACGAGCACCACGTCTCGCCCGCGCACGTCGAAGTCGATCGCGCTGGGCCCGATCTTGGGATCCGGCAGCGCGGTCGCCGCGTCGTCCCGGTAGAGCGCGATGTCGATCGTCCCGGTCGGCACGTCGAGGGCCTCCGCGAGCGCGATCTCGCGCGCGAGCATCTCGGCGATGGGCACGCCGCCGCGGCGGATCCCGACGATGGCGAGCCGCTCGGGGCTCTTCGCGCCGCTGCGCATCGCCTCTTCCACGATCGACGCCGCCATCCGCCGCACGCTTCGCGTGATGGCCTCCGCATCGGCGAGCAGCTCCGGCGTTTCGCTCACGGCGCCTGTCTACGCCCCGCCTCCTCGGCGCGTCAAGGTCACCCCGAGCGATGCCGGGCTTGCAAGCGCGAGCGCCTGGAAGCAAGGTCCGCGCGGTGAGCGAAGAAGCACCGCTGTTGGAGCGCCGAAAAGACCATCACCTCGACGTCGTGCTGAACGAGGAGGTCGGCTCCGGAGGGGCCGCCGTCGGCCTCGGGCGGTTCACCCTCGAGATGGACGCGCTGCCCGAGCTGGACCTCGAGGACGTGGACCTGACCACGGAGCTCTGCGGCAAGACGCTGCGGGCGCCCATCCTGGTCGGGGCGATGACCGGCGGGACCGATCGCGCCGGCGAGGTGAACCGCACGCTGGCGAAGGCCGCGGCGCGGGTCGGCGTGGGCATGGCCCTCGGCTCGCAGCGCGCGATGATCGTCAAGCCCGAGCTCGCCCCGAGCTTCGCCGTGAAGGAGGCGGCGCCGGAGCTGCCCCTGCTCTTCGGCAACGTCGGCGCGGTGCAGCTCAACTACGGGGTCGACGCAGCGCAGATCCAGGAGGCCCTCGAGGCGGTGGGCGCGGACGCGCTCAACTTCCACCTCAACCCCCTCCAGGAGGCCGTGCAGCCCGAAGGAGACACGCGCTTCTCCGGCCTGCTCGACAAGATCGCCGAGGTCGCGCAGACCCTCGACGTCCCGGTGCTCCTCAAGGAGGTCGGCTCCGGCATCAGCCAGCGCACCGCGGCCAAGATCGCCGATCTCCCCGTCGACGGGGTGGAGACGGCGGGCACGGGCGGGACGAGCTGGGCCAAGGTCGAGAGCTTCCGCGGCGATCCCGACAGCAAGCAGGCGGCGGTCGGTCGCCGGCTCGCGGGCTTCGGCGTGCGCACCGCGGACTCCATCCTCCATTGCCGGCGCGCCATGGGCGATCGTGTGGTGATCGGCTCGGGCGGCGTGCGCACCGGGATGGACATCGCGGTCGCGATCGCGCTCGGCGCCGACGCCGCCGCCCTCGCCGCGCCCCTCCTCGAGGCGGCGATGCGGGGCGAGGACGAGACGGTGCAGGTGCTCGAGGCGCTGATCTACGAGCTGAAGGTCATCTGCTTCTGCACGGGCGCGCGCACCGCGCTGGACCTGCGCGGCGTCCGCCTGCTCGAGGCCTGAAGGCGAGGCCTGAAGGCGAGGCCTGAAGGCTAGAGCACATCTCGAGAACCCGGACCGAGCGTGGCCGAGCGCGACGGGTCCCAGCCGTGGTTGGGCGCGACGAGGAAATGCCGGAGTATTTTCGAGGAGCGACCGGCCGCGGATGGGGCCCGTCCCGCCGGCCAGGCGACGGGAGGGGTCTCGCGATGTGCTCTAAGACGTCTCGCCGGCGGGGACGGCCGAGTGGGGCATCTCCTCGCCGTTCTGCTGGCGCTCGCGCATCTCGTACTTGGACGGGCAGCGCGGGATCACCTGGTTGGCGAGGAAGGTGCCGTCGGTCTGGAGCTGACCCTGCACGACGACGTCCATGGGCATGTCGTCGCGGAAGGTGTCGGGCACGACGCAGCGCGGGAAGCGGACGGCCATCTGGAGGCCCTCGCGCGCGAGCACGAAGCGGTGCTCACAGCTCGGCTGGTTCTCGAACTCGACCGAGCCCTCCTGGAGCTGTCCCTCGACGCGGAGCTCACGGCCCACGTAGCGGTCGGGCTCGCTCATGACCTCGTTGACGAGCTTGCTGTAGACGAAGGCGTCCGAGGCCGAGGTCCCGAAGAGCAGGAGCGCGACGCCGCCCCCGAGCAGGACGAACACCGCGCCGATCTTGGCCCAGGCGGGGATCCGGGGCTCGTCGCTATCACTCCGGACGCGGGGCGCCGCGGCGGGCTCGGGCTCTGGCTCGGCCCCGCCGTCGTCTCGGCGCAGCTCCTCGGCGAGATCGTCGTCGTCCATGACCGGGGAATTATGGCGCCGCGACGCCCCGAGGGAAAGGGGGGTGGACGGAAAACGAAGACCCGAGCACCCACACGGGGTACCCGGGCCGTCGAGCCGGTCCGGCTGGCGAAGAGCCAGTCGAGCTCAGCTGAGCGCGCCGAGCAGCTGGAAGCTGATGATGAGCGCGTAGATGACCAGCGACTCGATGAGCGCGAGGCCGAGAATCATCGGGACGAAGATCTTGCCCGACGCGTTGGGGTTGCGAGCGATGCCCTCGAGCGCAGCCGCCGCCGCACGGCCCTGGCCGAGCGCGCCGCCGAACGCCGCGATCCCGATGCCGAGACCCGCCGCGAGAGCGATGGACATGTTGGCGTCGTAGTTGTTCGACGCGGCGTCCTGCGCGAAGGCGGTGGACGCGAGCGCGAGCGTCGAGAAACCCGACAGCAGAGCAAGGATTTTCTTCTTCATGGGAGAGCCTCCGTTGGACCTCTGGTTGAGCTGACGGCCTCCGGCCGCCGGACCCTACGAAACACTGATTGATTGGGACGGGAGGGCACGGACGTGCCCGGGAGCTTCAGTGGTCTTCCGAGTGCTCGATGGCCATCGCGATGTACACGGTGGACAGGATGCAGAAGACCAGGCACTGCACGACCACCACGAGGGAGCCGAGCAGCAGGATCGGGACGGGGACGATGAACGGCACCAGCCCGAGGAACACGCTGAGCACGAGGTGATCGGCGAACATGTTGGCCATGAGGCGCACCGCGAGCGACGCGGGCCGCACGAGATGGCTGATGACCTCGACCACGAACATCAGGAGCATCAGCGGCAGCGCGTACCACTTGATGATGGGGCCGAAGAAGTGCTTGAAGTACGGCAAGCCGTGCTCCTTCACTCCGAAGATGTGCGTGGCGAAGAAGATGATGATCGCGCAGGCGAGCGTCACGCTGAGCGAGCTCGTCGGCGGCACGAAGCCGGGCACGAGGCCCATCGCGTTCGAGAAGAGGATGAAGAACGCGCAGGTGCCGATGAGCGGCAGGAAGAAGCGCGCCGCCTTCCCGCCCATGATGTCCTTCATCATGTTGTAGGCGGTGCCCACGAAGAGCTCCACGAACGTCCGGAGCGTCAGCGTGTCGTCGGGGATCAGCGCGGCGTGCTTGTCCTTGATCTTCGAGTAGGAGAAGAAGGACACGATCGCGAGCAGGATCACCACGAAGCCGACGTGGATGAGCGCCTGCGTCCCGTGGCCGGGGTTGTGGGCGATGTCGACCGGGCTGCCGAGCATGCCCCAGGTCTTGCCCTCGTCGTTGAACGGCCAGCCCATGAGGTGCATGGCGTTCTGGGAGTTCTCGTAGACCGGCTGGAGCAGGTTCTCCGACCAGGTGTAGCTGCCCTCGGACATCTCAGCTCTCCTCCGCCATGTCTGCGGCTTCGGGGTCGATGGGGGAGGCCCCACCGTCGAACAGCGCGGCGTGGAAGCCGCCAGCCAGAATCCCGAGCACGAGGCCGCTCAGGCCGATGGTGAATCCGATGGGGTCGACGACCCCGGTGGCCAAGACCGCCCAGGCGACGAGGAGCATCGCGAGCATCTTGACCGCGAGCAGGCCACCCCACACGAGGCGGCCACGATCGTTGGCGATGACGAGGCGCTTGCCGACCCAGCGCATGGCCATCCAGTTGAGGCTGCCGAGCACCGCGCCGACCGCCGCGCCGATCCCCGTGTGGAGGCCGAGCGTCACGAACGCCACCACCGTCAGGAGCGCGGAGGCGCCCAGGACGTAGAGGGTGATGCGTCGGAGTGTGTCGCGGAGGTCCATCGGTGCGTCAGCAGTCGTTCAGTCGTTCTCGATGCGGTCCGGGTCGAACCGGCGGGCCGCATACCACAGGCCGCGGAAGCCGGCGAGCATGCCCAGGACGAGGCCCAGATAGGCGAGGAGAGGTGCGGTGTCGAGCCGTCCGTCGAGCCAGCGTCCGCCGAAGTAGCCCAGGCAGACCGCCAGGACCAACTCGATGCCCACCGCGCTCACGCGGCTGGCCAGCTTCAGCTGTTTGCGTTCCTCCGGGCCGAGCAACATCGCGTCATTTCCAGTCGCCGCAGGGGCGAGTTCTCCCGGAGCGCGGCGGCCATGTAGCATGGGCCCCTGGGGGGGTCAAGCGGGCCCAGGGCACCCCAACTCCGGGCAAAAACCAAAAGGATTTCAGGTGGCTAGACGGCCTTCAGAGCCGCCCGAAAAGCGTCCTCGGTGGCGCTCAGCGCCGCGTCGTCGTGGGTGATGGAGAGGAAGCCCGCTTCGTACTGCGCGGGCGGCCAGTGGACGCCGTTCTCGAGCATGGCCGCGTGCCACGCGCCGAACGCCTTCGTGTCGGCCTGGGCCGCGTCGTCCCACCGCCGAACGGGGCCGTCCTTGAAGTAGGGGGTGATCATCGAGCCCACCCGCTGGACGGTCACCGTCCGGCCGGCGTCCTTCGCCGCGGCCCGGAAGCTCTCCTCGAGCCGGGCCCCGGACGCCTCGAGGGTCTCGTAGACCCCCTCCTCGCGGAGGAGCCGCAGGGTGGCGAGCCCCGCCGCGACCGCGAGCGGGTTCCCGCTCAAGGTGCCGGCCTGGTAGACCGGGCCGTCGGGGGCGATCTTCTTCATGATCTCGCGCTTGCCCCCGTAGGCGCCCATCGGCAGGCCGCCGCCGATGATCTTGCCGAGCGTGGTGAGATCGGGCGTGACCCCGAAGCGCTCCTGGGCGCCGCCCGCGGAGACCCGGAAGCCGGTCATGACCTCGTCGAACACCAGGACGACGCCGTGCTTCGTGCACAGCTCGCGCAGGCCCTCGAGGTAGCCGGGCTCGGGCGGGACGCAGCCCATGTTCCCGGCCACGGGCTCGAGGATGATCGCGGCGATCTCGTCCCCCTGGGCCTCGAAGCGCGCGCGGATGGCCTCGAGGTCGTTGTACGGCTCGACGATCGTCGTCGACGCGATCGCCTCGGGCACGCCCGCGCTGGTGGGCACGCCGAAGGTCGCCAGCCCGCTCCCGGCCTTGACCAGGAGGTAGTCGGCGCCGCCGTGATAGTTGCCCTCGCACTTCACGACGAGATCGCGGCCGGTGTACCCGCGGGCCGCCCGGAGCGCGCCCATCACCGCCTCGGTGCCGCTCGAGACGAAGCGGATCATCTCGATCGAGGGGAAGAAGGAGTGGACCTGCTCCGCCAGCTCCGTCTCCTGGGCGGTGGGCGCGCCGTAGCTCGCGCCCCGGGCCGCCGCGTCCTGGACCGCCTTGACCACCTGCGGGTGGGCGTGCCCGAGGATCATGGGGCCCCAGCTGCCGACGTAGTCGACATAGCGGGTGCCGTCGGCGCCCCAGAGGTAGGGCCCCTCGGCGCGGTCCACGAAGATCGGATGCTCGCCGACCGCCTTGAACGCGCGCACGGGGGAGCTGACCCCGCCCGGCATCCAGTGCTGAGCCTTCTCGAAGAGCGCTTTGGAAACGGTGTCTCCCATGCGCGCGGAGCGTGGGGGCAGGGCCGGCCACGTTCAAGGCGACTGCTCACGCCGGGGCGCGGGCCGCGCGCCGCACCCACGCTGCGGAATAATCAGCGCTCCTGGGGGTTTGCGTGCCGGCCGACAACGGTGCTACCCGGCATGCCCATCCATGACGTCACGGCCCTCCGCGGGCCGTTCCGAACCTCCGAGAAGAGCAGCCCCATGTACAACGACGTTCGCGCCATCAACGACATGGTCCAGCGCGAGAGCGCCTTCATCGACCCGATCATGGAAGAGGTCCGCAAGGTCATCGTCGGTCAGGACGCGATGATCGAGCGGATCCTGATCGGCCTGCTCACCGGCGGCCACGTCCTGCTCGAGGGCGTGCCCGGGCTGGCCAAGACGCTCACCGTCAAGACCGTCTGCGACACCATCCACGCGCGCTTCAGCCGCATCCAGTTCACGCCCGACATGCTGCCCGCCGACGTGGTCGGCACCGTCATCTACAACCAGCAGCGCGGGGACTTCACGGCCAAGAAGGGCCCGATCTTCGCGAACCTGGTGCTGGCCGACGAGATCAACCGCGCGCCGGCCAAGGTCCAGGCCGCGCTCCTCGAGGCGATGCAGGAGCGGCAGGTGACGATCGGCGACACGACGCACTCGCTCGCGCGCCCGTTCATGGTCATGGCCACCCAGAACCCGGTCGAGCAGGAGGGGACCTACCCGCTCGCCGAGGCGCAGGTCGACCGCTTCATGATGCACGTCGTGGTCGGCTACCCGAGCCGGGACGAGGAGCGCGAGATCATGAAGCGCATGACCCAGTCCAAGCTGCGGGATCTGGGCAAGAAGGAAGACGGCGAAGGCGACGGCGGGGTCAAGGCGGTGGCGGACCCGGCCCAGGTCCTCGCGGCGCGCGACGCGATCGGGCACATCATCGTCGACGAGAAGATCAACGACTACATCCTCGACGTGGTCATCGCGACGCGGGACCCGCGCAAGGCGGGCATGAAGGACCTGACCGACATGGTCGCCCACGGCGCCTCGCCGCGCGCCTCGATCTCCCTCAACCTCGCGGCGCGCGCGCACGCGTTCATCAAGCACCGCGGGTACGTCACGCCCGAGGACGTCAAGGCGGTCGGGCCCGACGTGCTCCGTCACCGCATCATGCTCACCTACGAGGCCGAGGCGGAGGAGCTCACCAGCGAGCAGATCGTCCGCCGCGTGTTCGACACCGTCGAGGTCCCCTGAAGCCCGGCCCCGGCCATGATCCCCAAAGAGATCATCAAGAAGCTCCGGAAGATCGAGATCCGGACCAGCCGGCTGGCCAACGAACAGCTCGCGGGCGGGTACCACTCCGTCTTCAAGGGCCGGGGCATGGCGTTCAGCGAGGTGCGGCAGTACCAGCCGGGCGACGACGTGCGCTTCATCGACTGGAACGTCAGCGCGCGCATGAACGAGACCTACGTGAAGGTCTTCACCGAAGAGCGCGAGATGACGGTGATGCTGCTCGTCGATCTGAGCGGCTCGGAGCGCTTCGGCTCGGTGGCCCGGCCCAAGGTCGAGACGGTGGCGGAGGTGGCGGCGCTGCTCGCCTTCAGCGCGATCAAGAACAACGATCGCGTGGGGCTGGTGCTCTTCACCGACAGGGTCGAGAAGACGATCCCGCCGAAGAAGGGCAAGAGCCACGTGATGCGCGTGGTGACGGAGATCCTCAACGCCCGGCCCACCGGCGAGGGCACGGACCTGTCGGTGGCGCTCGACCACCTGGGCCACGTCGCGCGCCGCCGCGCGGTGGCGTTCCTGGTGAGCGACTTCATCGCCGAGCAGTACGAGAAGCCGCTCCGCATCGCGTCCGCGCGCCACGATCTGATCCCGATCCAGGTCGTCGACCCGCGCGAAGAGGAGCTGCCCGACGTGGGGCTCGCGCTCTTCGAGGACCTCGAGAGCGGCGACGTGATCGAGGTCGACACCGGCGACCCGCGCGTCCGCAAGGCCTACCAGCGCCGGGTGGCGCGCCACCGTCAGAAGCGGGAAGAGATGTTCCGTCGGCTCAGCGTCGACCACATCACGGTGCAGACGGATCGCGACTACGTGCGGCCGCTGACGGATCTCTTCCGCCGGCGGGCGAGAAGGATGAAGGGATACGGGTGAAGCGCGGCATCGCACACGCGACGCTCCGTTGGGTCGGCCTCTGGCTGGCCCTCGCCGTCGTGTGCCCGGGGCTCACGGCGGCGCAGAGGCCGGCGCCGCGGCCGAGCCCGGAGACCGGGGGCGATACGGCTCCGGCCCCCGGGACCGCTCCCGCTCCGGCTCC
It contains:
- a CDS encoding ATP synthase F0 subunit C — protein: MKKKILALLSGFSTLALASTAFAQDAASNNYDANMSIALAAGLGIGIAAFGGALGQGRAAAAALEGIARNPNASGKIFVPMILGLALIESLVIYALIISFQLLGALS
- a CDS encoding cytochrome c maturation protein CcmE; this encodes MDDDDLAEELRRDDGGAEPEPEPAAAPRVRSDSDEPRIPAWAKIGAVFVLLGGGVALLLFGTSASDAFVYSKLVNEVMSEPDRYVGRELRVEGQLQEGSVEFENQPSCEHRFVLAREGLQMAVRFPRCVVPDTFRDDMPMDVVVQGQLQTDGTFLANQVIPRCPSKYEMRERQQNGEEMPHSAVPAGETS
- the atpB gene encoding F0F1 ATP synthase subunit A — protein: MSEGSYTWSENLLQPVYENSQNAMHLMGWPFNDEGKTWGMLGSPVDIAHNPGHGTQALIHVGFVVILLAIVSFFSYSKIKDKHAALIPDDTLTLRTFVELFVGTAYNMMKDIMGGKAARFFLPLIGTCAFFILFSNAMGLVPGFVPPTSSLSVTLACAIIIFFATHIFGVKEHGLPYFKHFFGPIIKWYALPLMLLMFVVEVISHLVRPASLAVRLMANMFADHLVLSVFLGLVPFIVPVPILLLGSLVVVVQCLVFCILSTVYIAMAIEHSEDH
- the pyrR gene encoding bifunctional pyr operon transcriptional regulator/uracil phosphoribosyltransferase PyrR, whose translation is MSETPELLADAEAITRSVRRMAASIVEEAMRSGAKSPERLAIVGIRRGGVPIAEMLAREIALAEALDVPTGTIDIALYRDDAATALPDPKIGPSAIDFDVRGRDVVLVDDVLQTGRTVRAAIDCLLDYGRPRRVWLAVLFDRGGRELPIAADFVGRPVEIDEDAKLEVILDDAGTPTAAKVSGASREGAR
- a CDS encoding AgmX/PglI C-terminal domain-containing protein, with protein sequence MKTRTRRSLALLSVLTLFGCDPTRAQEPDPVVDVGGTAGDEEEDEGPLPDLPNLADLSPGTYLFPTDALGAGETYLRSAQLIGTDADAFVIAIDDAPHRRVARRDAWPMACLTRAARFSEGDLRVTLDAGAPVFVLASSTAAARVSVALDTEHSVVVPRSALAFDACAWPDAGEAERRVPRAPEGDAVCLFADQESIDGTAGLVVPTGAPLELLEADGDWARARVSWPGGRVEGWVDATLPRGETERPDWLAAALARGFCLYPGRPTGRPWAGAGPEAGDPDVPSLPPAAIERVVRQYQIQIQACYEARLEAVPGLSVDLEVLLRVDADGHVDRAEVTRGASADEALTRCVMERVTRWRFPAPRHGSVQVRREFRLRPPEARSPEEG
- a CDS encoding ATP synthase subunit I — translated: MDLRDTLRRITLYVLGASALLTVVAFVTLGLHTGIGAAVGAVLGSLNWMAMRWVGKRLVIANDRGRLVWGGLLAVKMLAMLLVAWAVLATGVVDPIGFTIGLSGLVLGILAGGFHAALFDGGASPIDPEAADMAEES
- a CDS encoding AtpZ/AtpI family protein, with product MLLGPEERKQLKLASRVSAVGIELVLAVCLGYFGGRWLDGRLDTAPLLAYLGLVLGMLAGFRGLWYAARRFDPDRIEND
- the hemL gene encoding glutamate-1-semialdehyde 2,1-aminomutase, with the protein product MGDTVSKALFEKAQHWMPGGVSSPVRAFKAVGEHPIFVDRAEGPYLWGADGTRYVDYVGSWGPMILGHAHPQVVKAVQDAAARGASYGAPTAQETELAEQVHSFFPSIEMIRFVSSGTEAVMGALRAARGYTGRDLVVKCEGNYHGGADYLLVKAGSGLATFGVPTSAGVPEAIASTTIVEPYNDLEAIRARFEAQGDEIAAIILEPVAGNMGCVPPEPGYLEGLRELCTKHGVVLVFDEVMTGFRVSAGGAQERFGVTPDLTTLGKIIGGGLPMGAYGGKREIMKKIAPDGPVYQAGTLSGNPLAVAAGLATLRLLREEGVYETLEASGARLEESFRAAAKDAGRTVTVQRVGSMITPYFKDGPVRRWDDAAQADTKAFGAWHAAMLENGVHWPPAQYEAGFLSITHDDAALSATEDAFRAALKAV
- a CDS encoding DUF1343 domain-containing protein yields the protein MRTILTGLQKIADSDPDALFHIRGKVGLLAHPASVDEDLSHARDVLLAAGADLRALFGPEHGFGGEAQDMIGVGDASIDGVPIHSLYGATEETLSPQPEHLEGLDVVVVDLQDVGSRYYTYVWSCALMLKAAAKQGVRTLVLDRPNPLGGVHVEGAPQREGFRSFVGLYDVSVRHGMTVGEIAKMVCALEGIDPALLHVVEMRGWDRGMTFEQTGLPWVLPSPNMPTLDTARVYPGGCVIEGTALSEGRGLTRPFEIWGAPGLDGGALAERAPIDGAALRPTTFQPTFQKHAGQICGGVQVHVTDPEIFQPYAAYLRLIAEAAKLLGDDFAWRPDPYEFIGDVPAVDLLTGGPEYRAAVEGRADLSEVLEAERAGARAFRERRREWLIY
- a CDS encoding aspartate carbamoyltransferase catalytic subunit, which translates into the protein MTRPFRHKHLLGIEGLEPQDVIQILDTAEVFFEVSRRPVRKVPTLRGKTVINLFYEASTRTRTSFELAGKRLSADVVNISTSTSSVKKGETLLDTVRTLEAMHPDVVIMRHGASGAPHFVSERVGCSVVNAGDGQHEHPTQALLDAFTIRRKLGTLAGLTVTICGDVAHSRVARSNALLFSLFGSKVRIVGPRTLLPPMGESLGVEVFDRLEPALEGANVVMVLRIQQERLAGALLPSLREYSRTFGISPRSLAAAPDDALIMHPGPMNRGVEIEPSVADGARSLVLDQVEAGLAVRMAVLYQLAGEAGSAPARA
- a CDS encoding SRPBCC family protein; its protein translation is MSSPSRGIDITSSVIVRRPPAEVFAFIADPENNPRWQKGMKSCRITSEGPFELGATYAQEARFLGKKIETLFEVTAFEAGRMIEITSTSGTFPIQVRRSVEPVPEGTRVRARVQGDPTGVFALAKPLMKRMVKSSVDGDYARLKSLLEGDDRA
- the fni gene encoding type 2 isopentenyl-diphosphate Delta-isomerase; the encoded protein is MSEEAPLLERRKDHHLDVVLNEEVGSGGAAVGLGRFTLEMDALPELDLEDVDLTTELCGKTLRAPILVGAMTGGTDRAGEVNRTLAKAAARVGVGMALGSQRAMIVKPELAPSFAVKEAAPELPLLFGNVGAVQLNYGVDAAQIQEALEAVGADALNFHLNPLQEAVQPEGDTRFSGLLDKIAEVAQTLDVPVLLKEVGSGISQRTAAKIADLPVDGVETAGTGGTSWAKVESFRGDPDSKQAAVGRRLAGFGVRTADSILHCRRAMGDRVVIGSGGVRTGMDIAVAIALGADAAALAAPLLEAAMRGEDETVQVLEALIYELKVICFCTGARTALDLRGVRLLEA